Proteins from a single region of Hordeum vulgare subsp. vulgare chromosome 6H, MorexV3_pseudomolecules_assembly, whole genome shotgun sequence:
- the LOC123401080 gene encoding chlorophyll a-b binding protein 8, chloroplastic yields MAAQGLLSGRQLLGRPLQSSFSRSSSSRKSPFVVRASSSPPAKQNDNRQLWFASKQSLTYLDGTLPGDFGFDPLGLSDPEGTGGFIEPRWLAYGEIFNGRTAMMGVVGMIAPEALGKVGLVPPETAIPWFQAGAIPPAGTYQYWADPYTLFVFEMALIGFAEHRRLQDWYNPGSMGKQYFLGLEKYLGGSGDPAYPGGPIFNPLGFGTKSEKEMKELKLKEIKNGRLAMLAFLGMSLQAIFTGVGPFQNLLDHLSDPVNNNILTSLKFH; encoded by the exons ATGGCGGCCCAGGGTCTTCTCTCTGGGAGGCAGCTGCTGGGTAGGCCTCTGCAGTCTTCCTTCTCCAGGTCGTCTTCCTCCCGGAAGTCCCCCTTCGTCGTCAGGGCATCGTCCAGCCCCCCTGCCAAG CAAAATGACAACAGGCAGCTGTGGTTCGCGTCCAAGCAGTCCCTCACCTACCTCGACGGCAC GCTGCCTGGTGACTTTGGCTtcgaccccttggggctgtccgacCCGGAGGGCACCGGCGGGTTCATCGAGCCCAGGTGGCTGGCCTACGGCGAGATCTTCAACGGCCGGACGGCGATGATGGGGGTGGTGGGCATGATCGCCCCGGAGGCCCTGGGCAAGGTGGGTCTGGTGCCCCCGGAGACGGCGATCCCGTGGTTCCAGGCGGGCGCCATCCCGCCGGCAGGCACCTACCAGTACTGGGCCGACCCCTACACGCTCTTCGTGTTCGAGATGGCACTGATCGGCTTCGCAGAGCACCGGCGGCTCCAGGACTGGTACAACCCGGGTTCCATGGGGAAGCAGTACTTCCTGGGTCTCGAGAAGTACCTCGGCGGCTCCGGCGACCCCGCCTACCCCGGCGGGCCCATCTTCAACCCACTCGGGTTCGGCACCAAGAGcgagaaggagatgaaggagctcaaGCTCAAGGAGATCAAGAACGGCCGTCTCGCCATGCTCGCCTTCCTCGGCATGTCGCTGCAGGCCATCTTCACCGGCGTCGGGCCCTTCCagaacctcctcgaccacctctccGACCCCGTCAACAACAACATCCTCACCAGCCTCAAGTTCCACTAG
- the LOC123401082 gene encoding ubiquitin-conjugating enzyme E2 22-like — protein sequence MLLENYEEYARLARLYTGIHAHKQKNKSKTGAISESTTALNMGQGNSTVPSKNIPSAPAQVSTSTSTKVLGIQDQNAAPSDPSVGSSAKHKKDGPLAVKIPAEKKMDARKKSLKRL from the exons ATGTTGCTTGAAAACTACGAGGAGTATGCACGCCTTGCAAG GCTGTACACCGGCATTCATGCACATAAGCAAAAGAATAAGTCCAAGACCGGAGCCATTTCCGAGTCAACAACGGCTCTAAACATGGGTCAGGGCAATAGCACTGTTCCGAGCAAGAACATACCATCAGCGCCAGCACAAGTATCCACCTCCACCTCAACCAAAGTTCTCGGCATACAGGATCAGAACGCAGCTCCTTCTGATCCTTCTGTAGGTTCATCAGCGAAACACAAGAAGGATGGGCCGCTTGCCGTCAAAATCCCAGCTGAGAAGAAGATGGATGCCAGGAAGAAGAGCCTGAAGAGGCTGTAA